From the Paenibacillus tianjinensis genome, the window GCGCAGCTTCATCAGCAGCGGCCGGGTCAGGAACCGGACGGACAGGGGAGTACAATTGAAAAGTCAGGTCACCCGCCTGCCAGGTATCAGTCGCTGCCCCAAGTTTTCTGCTGATTTCATGGTCTTGAAACGCTTTCAAAAGTACGCCGGACGGCTGATGGGATCCATTTGTCTTAGCTTCGTCATTCTCGCCCGGCGGAACAGGGAGTCCCTGCTGCAATTCCTTTGCGGTTTCATCCGCTTTTTCTATATCGTATCTGGCGCCGGCATCCTCGACCTGATCGAAAAAAGGCAGCGCCTCGTAACTTGCACCGTCTGCGGACTGGAATCCGATATACACATTCTGGTCAGCCGGTTTACCCAGCTCCAGTCCAAGTCCCCCATGTTTGCCTTTAAAACCTAAAGTGAAGCTTGCAAAAGCACCTATCGGTGAATGCTGGACATTATAGAACAGATTAGATTTTGTCATAATGACTCCTTCCCGGTTCGTACGTTTAGGATCGATTTGCCTGATGGTACTTCCTTATCCTACCACGGGCTACCCGGAGGGAACATTGTCAAATCAAGCAATAATTTACCCAAATCAAGCTAATGTCAGCTATACTAATAGATAAACCATTGAACTAGATAAACCAAGGGGGAACTGCTCATGGCTTCAGCTTTTATGCCGCCTGCACTTGGAGAAAGCATCAGTGAAACGATTATACCGGACGTAAAAACTACGCTGAACCTGTTCGGCATGCATCTGAGGAAAGTAAGCGGTGCTTGGAATTATCCAATTCATGCCCACCCGCAGTACGAATTCAACTATGTGCTTGAAGGGGAGCAGCGGATGAACGTCAATAACCGCAGCTATACGCAGCGGGCCGGGGATCTGGTCCTGCTCAGACCCGGAGACTCCCATTCCAGCCAGAGTGGCAACGGCCAGCCGTTCACCTATTTCTGCATTCATTTTGACATCGATGACAAGCTTCTGATCTCGCTGCTGAGCCGGCTGAATCATATGCTCTTTACCGCGGCAAGCCCCATTGCGCATAAACTCACGCCTCCCCTAAGCAAATTGGTGGACATTTCAACTACAATCCATGGGGATATTACCATGTCTCAGCGGATGATGCTGCAGTCCGCGGTCTTCGACCTGTTCGGCCAGCTGTGGGAGGCGTTCTCGATTGAGGCGAATCTGCATGCTTCTGCTACTTATGAGAAGGTAGAGCTTGCCCACCAGATCCGCAGCCGGCTCCAGGGACTTGTCTACCAGCAGTTCAAACAC encodes:
- a CDS encoding AraC family transcriptional regulator, which translates into the protein MASAFMPPALGESISETIIPDVKTTLNLFGMHLRKVSGAWNYPIHAHPQYEFNYVLEGEQRMNVNNRSYTQRAGDLVLLRPGDSHSSQSGNGQPFTYFCIHFDIDDKLLISLLSRLNHMLFTAASPIAHKLTPPLSKLVDISTTIHGDITMSQRMMLQSAVFDLFGQLWEAFSIEANLHASATYEKVELAHQIRSRLQGLVYQQFKHDVQEDRTLGVDDIAAELGISSSHCYRVFRQVFGLSPREFLSQQMLHEAKVLLDDLRLPVSQISALLGYRDIAHFSRQFKRWYGKSPREYRESGREHR